In one Magallana gigas chromosome 9, xbMagGiga1.1, whole genome shotgun sequence genomic region, the following are encoded:
- the LOC136271914 gene encoding E3 ubiquitin-protein ligase TRIM45-like — protein MPTTALQNDLTICSICFEKFKTPRILPCSHVFCQSCISSFIVSSCESKEAPVGFFCPLCREFIPSPAPLLYPEKWAESLPICEIIEKLVKLGEPKQCLPCQRENEEEIAIDICITCDEPICENCTKYHKRILTTRTHLIISFNEPSRALQLITTLNKNNRCPTHPDKEVELHCNDHQKTCCALCVSTEHRKCSDVETVKSAAEEAKKDKRVKELSRKINEFEKEQLTFKRKYEENITKIESKSDSIKEESKRIRKKINDHLDEIENQHMGELSTFTKNNRDLLRKRIDSVSDRIHFSRHCIQSLLNLEDASDACFMKEYNRVRETFEVLESQTMKTKLDLTIPEELAAIRNLTHFCETNLSRLEAQLTRRRKYINMSLSLVYESRLLKANICSGTLFSDEKIVLANHSSDKIGLFLLRLTNESWETEINFESYNWFFDVKHTENKIYSTNCSKKCVIIMTSDNFNKLEKYQNI, from the exons ATGCCGACTACAGCTCTGCAGAACGACCTGACAATTTGTTCTATAtgctttgaaaaattcaaaacgccAAGGATTTTACCATGCTCGCATGTATTTTGTCAGAGTTGTATTTCATCCTTTATAGTGAGCTCATGTGAATCTAAAGAGGCACCTGTGGGATTTTTCTGTCCATTGTGTAGGGAATTTATACCATCACCAGCTCCTCTCCTTTATCCAGAAAAGTGGGCAGAAAGTTTGCCCATTTGTGAAATTATCGAAAAATTGGTAAAACTCGGTGAACCTAAACAGTGCCTACCATGCCAACGAGAAAATGAAGAAGAAATAGCTATAGATATATGCATCACATGCGATGAGCCAATTTGTGAAAACTGCACGAAATACCATAAACGAATATTGACGACAAGAACTCACcttataatttcttttaatgaacCTAGCAGAGCCCTACAACTCATCacaactttaaataaaaacaatagatGCCCCACACATCCTGATAAAGAAGTCGAGTTACATTGCAATGATCATCAAAAAACTTGTTGTGCACTCTGCGTTAGCACCGAACACAGGAAATGTTCCGACGTTGAAACCGTAAAGTCAGCTGCCGAGGAAGcaaaaaaagacaaaagagTGAAGGAGTTAAGTAGAAAAATAAACGAATTTGAAAAGGAGCAGCTTACGTTTAAACGAAAGTATGAagaaaacataacaaaaatagAAAGTAAGTCCGATAGCATAAAAGAAGAATCCAAAAGAATCCGTAAGAAAATTAACGATCATTTGGACGAAATTGAGAATCAACACATGGGTGAGCTAAGTACATTTACTAAAAACAATAGGGATTTATTGAGGAAGCGCATTGATTCCGTCTCAGATAGGATTCACTTTAGTAGACACTGTATACAGAGTCTTCTGAACCTGGAGGATGCGAGTGATGCCTGCTTTATGAAGGAATACAATCGTGTCAGAGAAACCTTTGAGGTGCTGGAAAGTCAGACTATGAAAACAAAACTCGATTTAACAATACCAGAAGAACTTGCAGCCATTAGAAACCTAACACACTTTTGTGAAACTAATCTGTCACGATTAGAGGCACAACTAACAAGGAGAAGAAAATACATTAACATGTCTCTCTCTTTGGTTTATGAGTCTCGACTTCTCAAAGCCAATATCTGTAGTGGAACATTATTCTCTGACGAAAAAATCGTCCTAGCAAATCACAGCAGCGATAAAATCGGACTGTTTTTATTGAGATTAACAAATGAATCATGGGAAACAGAAATAAACTTTGAATCTTACAATTGGTTTTTTGACGTCAAACATACAgagaataaaatttattcaacaaatTGTAGCAAAAAATGTGTGATTATCATGACAAGCGATAACTTTAACAAG ttggaaaaatatcaaaatatatag